A stretch of Brassica napus cultivar Da-Ae chromosome C6, Da-Ae, whole genome shotgun sequence DNA encodes these proteins:
- the LOC125589090 gene encoding protein TIFY 7-like: MERDFLGLSDKLYLNNVKPDVDDDRVGERGLSKKIAKQWGKAKLLPNSSFMPAAADLQCCPVSAASIHRRSQFGGGAFQNANQLLLGGSVPLTNYSAFRPAFNSSKDPRVASSGSSPQLTIFYAGTVTVFNDISPDKARAIMLCAGNGLQGETGESSLKKPLLETERVFYGKQIHKATAAASSSSATSADSFSRCKDKHVGAINAMTMIESFNAGPSNMIPSVPQARKASLARFLEKRKERIMSAMPYKKMLLDLSTGESSAASHT, translated from the exons ATGGAACGAGATTTTCTGGGTTTGAGCGACAAGCTGTATCTGAATAACGTTAAGCCCGACGTTGACGATGATCGTGTCGGAGAACGAG GACTGAGCAAGAAGATAGCTAAACAATGGGGAAAGGCAAAGCTCTTACCTAATTCAAGTTTCATGCCTGCTGCTGCAGATCTTCAG TGCTGCCCAGTTTCTGCGGCCAGTATCCACCGCAGAAGCCAATTTGGCGGTGGTGCGTTTCAGAACGCGAATCAGCTTTTACTTGGCGGATCAGTTCCCTTGACAAATTATTCTGCTTTTCGTCCTGCTTTTAACTCGTCCAAGGATCCACG AGTGGCTTCCTCAGGATCATCTCCTCAGCTCACAATCTTCTATGCCGGAACTGTTACCGTCTTTAATGACATATCACCTGATAAG GCTCGAGCCATTATGTTATGTGCTGGGAACGGTTTGCAAGGAGAAACTGGAGAGAGCAGTTTGAAGAAACCTCTTCTAGAAACTGAGAGAGTATTCTATGGAAAACAAATCCATAAAGCTACTGCTGCTGCATCTTCAAGCTCTGCCACTAGCGCTGATAGTTTCTCTAGGTGTAAAGACAAACACGTTGGTGCGATAAATGCAATGACCATGATTGAATCATTCAATGCAGGTCCTAGCAATATGATTCCttcag TTCCTCAAGCTCGTAAAGCCTCGCTGGCTCGGTTCTTGGAGAAGCGCAAAGAGAG GATCATGAGTGCAATGCCATACAAGAAGATGCTTCTTGATTTGTCGACGGGAGAATCAAGTGCTGCTTCTCATACCTaa
- the LOC106380897 gene encoding uncharacterized protein LOC106380897 translates to MGSTELQDTDLFSSFSENLHSTFFTPTTSSLFLWWRQPIMIPFQSKEALIDEQIRYVQANFQN, encoded by the exons ATGGGATCCACTGAACTACAAGACACAGATTTGTTTAGCTCTTTTTCTGAGAACTTACACTCAACGTTCTTCACTCCAACCACAAGCTCACTCT TCTTGTGGTGGAGACAACCTATTATGATTCCTTTTCAATCAAAAGAAGCTTTAATCGATGAGCAGATCCGATATGTTCAGGCAAAC TTCCAAAACTAG
- the LOC125589091 gene encoding endoglucanase 8-like encodes MARKSLISPEISPATLSLVLLVVLLSSSAIHAGHDYRDALRKSIMFFEGQRSGKLPPDQRLRWRRDSALRDGSSAGVDLSGGYYDAGDNVKFGFPMAFTTTMLSWSVIDFGRTMGPELKNAVGAVRWGTDYLLKATAIPGVVFVQVGDAYSDHNCWERPEDMDTLRSVYKIDRAHPGSDVAGETAAALAAASIVFRKRDPAYSRLLLDRATKVFAFANRYRGAYSSSLYHVVCPFYCDFNGYQDELLWGAAWLHKASRKRVYREFIVKNEVVLRAGDTINEFGWDNKHAGINVLISKEVLMGKAEYFESFKQNADEFICSVLPGISHPQVQYSRGGLLVKTGGSNMQHVTSLSFLLLAYSNYLSHARKVVPCGELTASPSLLRQVAKRQVDYILGDNPLGMSYMVGYGQRFPRRIHHRGSSVPSVSAHPARIACKEGSRYFLSPNPNPNLLVGAVVGGPNVTDAFPDSRPYFVQSEPTTYINAPLVGLLGYFSTHSSWR; translated from the exons atggcgcGAAAATCCCTAATTTCGCCGGAAATCTCGCCGGCGACTCTCTCACTGGTTTTACTCGTCGTGCTCCTCTCCTCATCAGCGATTCACGCCGGACACGACTACCGCGACGCTCTCCGCAAAAGCATCATGTTCTTCGAAGGCCAACGCTCCGGCAAGCTTCCTCCCGACCAACGCCTCAGATGGCGCCGCGACTCAGCATTGCGCGACGGTTCCTCCGCCGGC GTGGACTTATCGGGCGGTTACTACGACGCCGGAGACAACGTCAAGTTTGGTTTCCCGATGGCGTTCACGACGACAATGCTGTCGTGGAGCGTAATCGATTTCGGGAGAACCATGGGACCCGAGCTCAAAAACGCCGTGGGAGCCGTGAGGTGGGGGACTGACTACCTCCTCAAAGCGACGGCGATCCCCGGCGTCGTTTTCGTCCAGGTCGGAGACGCTTACTCCGACCATAACTGCTGGGAACGGCCCGAGGACATGGACACGCTTCGCAGTGTCTACAAAATCGACAGAGCTCACCCCGGATCCGACGTCGCCGGAGAAACCGCCGCCGCGTTGGCCGCGGCGTCGATAGTTTTCAGGAAACGCGATCCTGCTTACTCCAGATTGCTGCTTGACCGTGCCACAAAG GTATTCGCATTTGCTAATAGGTATCGCGGCGCGTACAGTAGCAGTCTATACCACGTGGTGTGTCCTTTTTACTGTGATTTCAACGGTTACCag GACGAGTTACTGTGGGGTGCGGCGTGGCTGCACAAAGCCTCGAGGAAACGAGTGTACAGAGAATTCATTGTGAAGAACGAGGTGGTTCTCAGGGCTGGAGATACCATTAATGAGTTTGGTTGGGATAACAAGCATGCTGGGATTAATGTCTTGATCTCCAAG GAAGTGCTAATGGGAAAAGCAGAGTATTTTGAGTCTTTCAAGCAAAACGCAGATGAATTTATCTGTTCTGTATTGCCTGGAATTTCTCACCCTCAAGTCCAATACTCTCGAG GAGGACTGCTTGTGAAAACTGGAGGGAGTAACATGCAACATGTAACATCACTATCTTTCCTCCTATTGGCCTACTCTAATTATCTGAGCCATGCCAGAAAGGTTGTGCCTTGTGGCGAATTAACTGCCTCCCCATCTCTCCTCCGTCAAGTCGCCAAGCGTCAG GTGGATTACATTCTGGGTGACAATCCGTTGGGAATGTCTTACATGGTTGGGTACGGTCAACGTTTTCCACGTAGGATTCACCACCGCGGCAGCTCCGTTCCTTCCGTCTCGGCCCATCCAGCCCGTATAGCCTGCAAAGAAGGCTCTCGCTATTTCCTCAGCccaaatccaaacccaaaccttctCGTTGGTGCTGTAGTTGGTGGACCCAATGTCACTGATGCTTTTCCTGACTCGAGACCTTACTTCGTGCAGTCTGAGCCCACAACTTACATCAACGCACCACTCGTTGGGCTTCTCGGTTACTTCTCGACTCATTCTTCTTGGCGATGA
- the LOC106406444 gene encoding cysteine-rich receptor-like protein kinase 43: MVTRNSQKSDLGMTKSMNFFQNIIKPFKRSSNRGIEDDIEKIAALEQKVFPFQVLVSATKDFNPTHKLGEGGFGPVFKGRLPDGRDIAVKKLSQASRQGKREFVNEAKLLAKVQHRNVVNLWGYCTHGEDKLLVYEYVAKESLDKVLFKSNRRSEIDWKQRFEIITGVARGLLYLHEDAPNCIIHRDIKAGNILLDEKWVPKIADFGMARLFQEDATHVNTRVAGTNGYMAPEYVMHGALSVKADVFSFGVVVLELISGQKNSSFSLKHADQTLLEWAYRLYKKGRTMEMVDPDIAASADPEQVRLCVQIGLLCVQGDPHQRPAMRRVSLLLSRKPGHLEEPERPGVPGSRYRRRTHHRPSGTSSVGTLSTTGSSTDSFGSNLNTNSGTGTGRATPVSSRTPTRGHATRSAGASSSSDPHGKRPMTSY, from the exons ATGGTCACAAGGAACTCTCAAAAGAGTGATCTGGGCATGACCAAGTCCATGAATTTCTTTCAGAACATCATCAAACCCTTCAAACGCAGCTCCAATCGAG gTATTGAAGACGATATCGAGAAAATCGCTGCTCTCGAGCAGAAAGTCTTCCCCTTTCAAGTCCTAGTCTCCGCTACCAAGGATTTCAACCCGACCCACAAGCTCGGCGAAGGTGGGTTCGGACCCGTCTTCAAG GGAAGGTTACCTGACGGGAGAGACATAGCAGTGAAGAAGCTATCTCAGGCCTCAAGGCAAGGGAAGAGGGAGTTTGTCAACGAGGCCAAGCTGTTAGCTAAAGTCCAGCATCGTAATGTCGTTAACCTCTGGGGCTATTGCACTCACGGTGAGGATAAGCTCTTGGTTTACGAGTACGTCGCTAAAGAGAGCCTCGACAAAGTCCTCTTCA AATCCAACAGAAGATCGGAGATAGACTGGAAGCAGAGGTTTGAGATCATAACAGGCGTTGCTCGAGGACTGCTCTATCTCCACGAAGACGCGCCTAACTGCATTATCCACAGAGACATCAAGGCTGGCAACATTTTGCTCGATGAGAAATGGGTTCCCAAGATTGCTGATTTTGGGATGGCTAGGCTCTTTCAGGAGGACGCAACACACGTCAACACTCGCGTCGCAGGAACCAA TGGCTACATGGCACCAGAGTATGTAATGCACGGTGCTTTATCGGTAAAAGCAGACGTATTCAGCTTTGGTGTTGTGGTTCTTGAGCTCATCAGTGGTCAGAAGAACTCTAGTTTTAGTCTGAAACACGCTGACCAAACTCTTCTCGAATGG GCATATAGGTTGTACAAGAAAGGCAGGACCATGGAGATGGTAGACCCAGACATAGCAGCTTCGGCTGATCCAGAACAAGTCAGACTCTGCGTTCAGATTGGACTCCTATGTGTACAAGGCGACCCTCACCAGAGACCAGCTATGAGACGAGTGTCTTTGCTTCTTTCGAGAAAGCCAGGACATCTAGAAGAACCAGAGCGTCCTGGCGTCCCGGGGTCTAGATACCGACGCAGAACGCATCATCGTCCTTCAGGAACATCCTCGGTTGGTACATTGTCGACGACAGGGTCGAGTACAGATTCGTTTGGCTCGAACTTGAACACGAACAGTGGAACTGGAACAGGTAGAGCTACTCCAGTTTCCTCTAGGACACCGACACGGGGTCACGCCACTAGAAGTGCAGGTGCCAGCTCTAGCTCGGATCCTCATGGTAAACGGCCTATGACGAGTTATTGA